A genomic segment from Roseibium algicola encodes:
- a CDS encoding Lrp/AsnC family transcriptional regulator: protein MRPSLAISDTLDTFDIQILRELRQNGRISIQDLSERIGLSATPAARRLRHLEDRGIVTGYCALIDEVKLGYEVSVFVSVQLDKQIDVTLDQFEAAIQAFPEVVDCWLMTGNRDYLLRVATTGLAAFETFLTGKLTKVPGVANIESSIPLRRVKSGVARTP, encoded by the coding sequence ATGAGGCCTTCCTTGGCGATTTCCGACACGCTCGACACATTTGATATCCAGATCCTGCGGGAGCTGCGCCAGAACGGCAGAATTTCAATTCAGGATCTTTCCGAACGCATCGGCCTGAGTGCGACACCGGCAGCCCGCCGCCTGAGGCACCTGGAAGACCGCGGCATCGTGACAGGATATTGCGCGCTGATCGACGAGGTGAAGCTCGGCTACGAGGTTTCGGTCTTTGTGTCCGTTCAGCTCGACAAGCAGATCGACGTCACCCTGGACCAGTTCGAAGCCGCCATTCAGGCTTTTCCGGAAGTCGTCGACTGCTGGCTGATGACCGGCAACCGGGACTATCTCCTGCGTGTCGCGACCACCGGGCTCGCGGCCTTCGAAACCTTCCTGACAGGAAAGCTTACCAAGGTGCCCGGCGTCGCCAACATCGAAAGCTCCATTCCACTGCGGCGCGTGAAATCCGGTGTCGCACGGACGCCCTGA
- a CDS encoding methionine gamma-lyase: MSAYKGFASRAIHLAYNPLENEGSLTPPLHLTSTFVFETAETGGEMFAGERAGHIYSRISNPTLDLLERRIADLEGAEAGLALSSGMGAITATLWTLVAPGDEIIVDETLYGCTFAYMRHGLTKFGIKITHVDLTDPENLRSVISDKTRVVYFETPANPNMRLVDISHVSEIAHEAGATVIVDNTYATPYLTRPIELGADLVLHSATKYLGGHGDVVAGLVAGRADQIQEIRLVGMKDMTGAVMAPFSAMLILRGLKTLALRMDRHCASAQKVAEWLEGHPAVSKVYFPGLESFEQHELANRQMSQPGGMIAFELKGGLEAGISMMNGLKMIQRAVSLGDAETLIQHPASMTHSTYTPEERAAHGISDGLVRLSVGLEDLDDILEDMAQAMPQVPVAAAA; encoded by the coding sequence ATGAGTGCCTACAAGGGTTTTGCCAGCCGTGCGATCCACCTCGCTTACAATCCGCTTGAAAACGAGGGGTCTCTGACGCCACCGCTGCATCTGACCTCCACCTTCGTGTTCGAGACGGCGGAAACCGGCGGCGAGATGTTCGCGGGCGAGCGGGCAGGGCATATCTACAGCCGCATTTCCAATCCGACGCTGGATCTTCTGGAACGCCGCATTGCGGATCTGGAAGGAGCGGAAGCCGGTCTCGCGCTTTCTTCCGGCATGGGCGCGATCACCGCGACCCTTTGGACGCTCGTGGCACCGGGGGACGAGATCATCGTCGACGAAACCCTTTATGGCTGCACCTTTGCCTATATGCGCCACGGCCTGACCAAGTTCGGCATCAAGATCACCCATGTTGACCTGACCGATCCGGAAAACCTGCGCAGCGTCATTTCCGACAAGACCCGGGTTGTCTATTTCGAGACCCCGGCCAACCCGAACATGCGCCTTGTCGACATCAGCCACGTTTCGGAAATCGCACATGAGGCCGGCGCGACGGTAATCGTCGACAACACCTATGCAACGCCTTATCTCACCCGCCCGATCGAACTTGGCGCCGACCTCGTTCTGCATTCGGCCACCAAGTATCTGGGTGGTCATGGTGACGTCGTTGCCGGTCTGGTTGCCGGGCGGGCCGACCAGATCCAGGAGATCCGTCTCGTCGGCATGAAGGACATGACCGGCGCGGTGATGGCCCCGTTCAGTGCCATGCTGATCCTGCGCGGTTTGAAGACGCTTGCCCTGCGCATGGACAGGCACTGTGCGTCCGCGCAGAAGGTCGCCGAATGGCTGGAAGGCCATCCGGCGGTCTCAAAGGTCTACTTCCCGGGACTTGAAAGCTTCGAACAGCACGAACTGGCGAACAGGCAGATGAGCCAGCCCGGCGGCATGATTGCCTTTGAGCTGAAGGGTGGTCTGGAAGCTGGTATTTCCATGATGAATGGCTTGAAGATGATCCAGCGGGCCGTATCGCTGGGCGATGCCGAGACGCTGATCCAGCATCCTGCGTCCATGACCCATTCCACCTACACCCCGGAAGAGCGCGCCGCCCACGGCATCAGCGACGGCCTCGTGCGCCTGTCCGTTGGCCTGGAAGACCTCGACGACATCCTGGAAGACATGGCACAGGCCATGCCGCAAGTGCCTGTTGCGGCGGCAGCCTGA
- a CDS encoding Lrp/AsnC family transcriptional regulator: protein MDKKDRQIIRALQRDGRMTNQDLAEAVNLSPSPCLRRLRNLEASGAIKGFSVDVDAAAYGLPITVFVRIRLERHNEEDVRRFESRMQTIEEVLECHVLTGAMDYQLRVVVSDLEAYETFIRNRIHPIGGIASIDTSFVYGTVKKTAVFPPLA from the coding sequence ATGGACAAGAAAGACAGACAGATCATCCGTGCGCTGCAGCGGGATGGCCGCATGACCAACCAGGACCTGGCGGAAGCGGTCAACCTGTCGCCCTCGCCCTGCCTGCGCCGGCTCCGGAACCTGGAAGCCTCCGGGGCAATCAAGGGGTTTTCGGTGGATGTGGATGCTGCCGCTTACGGCCTGCCGATCACCGTCTTCGTCCGCATCCGGCTGGAGCGACACAACGAGGAGGATGTGCGCCGGTTCGAAAGTCGGATGCAGACCATCGAGGAGGTTCTGGAATGCCACGTGCTGACCGGTGCGATGGATTATCAGCTGCGCGTGGTGGTGTCGGATCTTGAAGCCTATGAGACCTTCATCCGCAACCGCATTCATCCGATCGGCGGCATTGCGTCGATCGATACCAGTTTCGTTTATGGCACCGTGAAGAAGACGGCGGTGTTTCCACCGCTCGCCTGA
- a CDS encoding branched-chain amino acid ABC transporter permease, whose translation MELTGLFFYAVSLLILGGIYAILCLALNVQWGMGGLFNAGIAGFYGVGAYTSAILTTAASSKHLGGFGLPVPIGLIGAAILAGLAGWAVAKICVRLKSDYLAMASIGIAEILRLVIVNESWLTNGSLGLSRIPRPLADLTTGRMGDIVFLGFVWFVVLLVYLAASRLHDSPWGRSLRAIRDNEASAAAVGKNVEKFRIQTFVIGCAIMGIAGGLSAHYFRFLSPTATDPLLVTFLVWVMLMAGGSGNNRGAILGALTIWTLWSVTEIFTNRLPPEWATRSSFIRMLLVGLLLQVVLQRFRSGLLPEKSPPVKFRQE comes from the coding sequence ATGGAACTCACCGGTCTCTTCTTCTATGCGGTCAGTCTTCTGATCCTGGGCGGTATCTACGCAATCCTGTGCCTTGCCCTGAATGTACAATGGGGCATGGGCGGCCTCTTCAACGCCGGTATTGCCGGGTTCTACGGTGTTGGGGCCTATACCTCGGCGATCCTGACAACCGCGGCCTCGTCCAAGCATCTCGGAGGCTTTGGCCTGCCTGTGCCGATTGGATTGATCGGGGCTGCGATACTCGCCGGGCTTGCCGGCTGGGCGGTGGCCAAGATCTGCGTGCGTCTCAAAAGCGACTATCTGGCGATGGCCTCCATCGGAATTGCCGAGATCCTGCGGCTCGTCATCGTCAACGAAAGCTGGCTCACCAACGGCAGTCTGGGCCTGTCCCGCATTCCAAGGCCTTTGGCGGACCTCACCACCGGGCGCATGGGGGACATTGTGTTTCTCGGCTTTGTCTGGTTCGTGGTGCTGCTGGTCTATCTGGCAGCCTCGCGCCTGCACGACAGCCCGTGGGGGCGCAGCCTGCGTGCGATCCGCGACAACGAGGCTTCTGCGGCGGCCGTCGGCAAGAACGTCGAGAAATTCAGGATCCAGACCTTCGTCATCGGTTGCGCCATCATGGGGATCGCCGGTGGTCTGTCAGCGCATTATTTCCGCTTCCTGTCGCCCACGGCCACCGATCCGCTTCTGGTGACCTTCCTTGTCTGGGTGATGCTGATGGCCGGTGGTTCCGGCAACAACAGGGGGGCCATCCTTGGCGCCTTGACCATCTGGACGCTTTGGTCCGTGACGGAAATCTTCACCAACCGCCTGCCGCCGGAATGGGCGACCCGCAGTTCGTTCATCCGCATGCTGCTGGTGGGTCTGCTTCTGCAGGTAGTGCTGCAGCGATTCCGGTCCGGACTGTTGCCGGAGAAATCGCCGCCAGTGAAATTCCGGCAGGAATAG
- a CDS encoding branched-chain amino acid ABC transporter permease produces the protein MIEFVNFYLFPALAIGSIYALGAVGISMIFGILRFAHFAHGDLMTLGTYGVLAMAAIVPVNPLLLIPFGMALTIVSALLVDRYFYKPLRELPTIYTVISSFGIALVFRSIVQLVWGSQNQVFSTGVKPPLVLFDTFRVSVLHLQAVISTAIIAVLLHYFLTVTRTGRSMRAVADDPELAEVSGLDTAKVIRWTWIIGAALAAIAGTFAALNTSAHPNLGWNLLMPMFAAAILGGIGKPMGAMAGGFIIGLAEELSSYHWIGDDALISPSYKTAVAFVLMIGLLIFRPQGLFKGRLL, from the coding sequence ATGATCGAGTTCGTGAATTTCTATCTGTTCCCGGCGCTGGCCATCGGCAGCATCTACGCGCTTGGCGCTGTCGGGATTTCCATGATCTTCGGCATCCTGCGCTTTGCCCATTTTGCACACGGCGATCTGATGACCCTGGGCACTTACGGTGTGCTGGCCATGGCTGCCATCGTCCCGGTCAATCCGCTTCTGCTGATCCCCTTCGGCATGGCACTCACGATTGTCTCGGCGCTGCTGGTCGACCGCTATTTCTACAAGCCATTGCGCGAGCTGCCGACCATTTACACGGTGATCTCGTCCTTCGGCATTGCGCTGGTCTTCCGTTCGATCGTCCAGTTGGTCTGGGGTTCTCAAAACCAGGTGTTTTCGACAGGCGTTAAACCGCCGCTGGTCCTGTTCGATACCTTTCGGGTGTCGGTGCTGCATCTGCAGGCGGTGATCTCGACTGCGATCATTGCCGTGCTTCTGCACTACTTCCTGACCGTCACAAGAACCGGCCGGTCCATGCGGGCAGTTGCCGACGATCCGGAACTGGCCGAAGTTTCCGGTCTGGATACCGCCAAGGTCATTCGCTGGACGTGGATCATCGGCGCGGCTCTGGCGGCGATCGCCGGAACCTTTGCCGCTTTGAACACCAGTGCTCACCCCAATCTGGGCTGGAACCTGCTGATGCCTATGTTTGCCGCCGCCATTCTGGGTGGGATCGGCAAGCCGATGGGGGCCATGGCAGGTGGTTTCATCATCGGCCTGGCCGAGGAACTGTCCTCCTACCACTGGATCGGTGACGATGCGCTCATCTCCCCGTCCTACAAAACGGCGGTTGCCTTCGTCCTGATGATCGGCCTGCTCATCTTCCGGCCTCAGGGTCTCTTCAAGGGGAGGTTGCTCTGA
- a CDS encoding ABC transporter ATP-binding protein, which translates to MTERLSVTNVSAGYGGPPIIEEVSLTVEPGEIAVILGPNGAGKSTLLKTIFALTTVSAGSIKLGAKELAGCKTSALVPLGVSAVPQTKNVFATMSVDENLDVGTYAAPPKDKAATRERVLSLFPDLRDKLKQPAGELSGGQRQMVAMGRALMSDPKLVLLDEPTAGLSPAYLERIFDLLLDIRKTGITILMVEQNARQALQIADHGHILVNGRNYASGTGKELLADEDVRRLFLGGAAA; encoded by the coding sequence ATGACCGAGCGACTTTCCGTCACAAACGTCAGCGCCGGCTATGGCGGTCCGCCCATCATCGAAGAGGTCTCGTTGACCGTTGAGCCTGGCGAGATCGCGGTCATTCTCGGGCCGAACGGCGCCGGCAAGTCGACCTTGCTCAAAACCATCTTCGCACTGACCACCGTCTCCGCCGGGTCGATCAAACTTGGCGCGAAGGAACTGGCGGGCTGCAAGACGTCCGCTCTTGTTCCGCTCGGTGTATCGGCAGTGCCTCAGACGAAAAACGTCTTTGCGACCATGTCCGTAGACGAGAACCTTGATGTCGGAACCTATGCAGCTCCACCAAAGGATAAAGCGGCGACGCGCGAACGTGTGCTCTCCCTGTTTCCCGACCTGCGGGACAAGCTGAAGCAGCCTGCTGGCGAGCTTTCGGGTGGACAGCGGCAGATGGTAGCCATGGGCCGGGCCTTGATGAGCGACCCGAAGCTGGTGCTGCTGGACGAGCCGACAGCCGGTCTGTCGCCTGCCTATCTGGAGCGGATCTTCGATCTGCTTCTCGACATCCGAAAAACCGGGATCACGATATTGATGGTGGAACAGAATGCCCGCCAGGCTCTGCAGATTGCTGATCACGGCCATATCCTGGTGAACGGGCGAAACTATGCCAGCGGAACCGGCAAGGAGTTGCTGGCGGATGAAGACGTGCGTCGCCTCTTCCTCGGGGGAGCGGCTGCATGA
- a CDS encoding ABC transporter ATP-binding protein → MIELDKICVDFGGLRAIDHASFKIGAGRITGLIGPNGAGKTTAFNVIAGAIRPSAGRVLLDGKDITALKPHQRAKAGLARTFQIPHEFGHLSVLENLMASASAPEGENVFNVIFRRGHYQAEEQEIYETARDTVRLLELDHVIDEKAGNLSGGQKKLVELGRALMRNPKIILLDEIGAGINRTLLSKLADKILMLNRERGLTFCLIEHDLDYVSKLCDHVLVMAQGTLLTEGSVEDVRNDERVIEAYFGGGKYEAQL, encoded by the coding sequence GTGATTGAGCTGGACAAAATCTGCGTCGATTTTGGTGGTTTGCGGGCTATTGACCATGCAAGCTTCAAGATCGGCGCAGGCCGCATCACCGGCCTGATCGGGCCGAACGGTGCGGGAAAAACAACCGCCTTCAACGTCATTGCAGGTGCAATTCGGCCCAGTGCCGGCCGGGTGCTTCTGGACGGGAAGGACATAACTGCGCTCAAACCCCATCAACGGGCCAAGGCAGGCCTCGCACGCACCTTCCAGATACCTCACGAATTCGGGCATCTCTCGGTTCTCGAAAACCTGATGGCGTCTGCCTCGGCGCCGGAAGGCGAGAATGTCTTCAACGTGATCTTCCGCCGCGGCCACTACCAGGCCGAGGAGCAGGAAATCTATGAGACCGCGCGGGACACTGTCCGCCTGCTTGAACTGGACCATGTCATCGACGAGAAGGCAGGCAATCTTTCCGGTGGTCAGAAGAAGCTGGTCGAACTCGGCCGCGCCCTGATGCGCAACCCGAAGATCATCCTGCTGGACGAGATCGGGGCCGGCATCAACCGCACGCTTCTGTCCAAGCTGGCGGACAAGATCCTGATGCTGAACCGGGAACGGGGCCTGACCTTCTGTCTTATCGAGCATGACCTCGATTACGTTTCCAAGCTGTGCGACCACGTGCTGGTCATGGCGCAGGGCACGCTGCTGACAGAAGGTTCGGTCGAAGACGTGCGTAACGACGAACGTGTGATCGAAGCCTATTTCGGCGGCGGAAAATACGAGGCGCAGCTATGA
- a CDS encoding ABC transporter substrate-binding protein, with protein MRKLTTIVAAAALLGTGTTALADDTKIGILMDITGPIANFIPPLQNAADLAVKQVNEQGGLLGGTAVAVYGDTTGTAQGAVDAAQKLVNVENVPIIMGSLMSGTTIAAAEAAIIPAGVPQISPTATSPAMTFLEDNGLVFRIVPSDNYQGEILAKMVMDEGIKKVALTFVNNDYGVGIGETFIDAYTEAGGEIVAEAKHEEKKDSYRSELASLAKGDAEALVVIAYAGDSGGKIVRQAIEGGLFTKFIGTDGLRDELLIQNVGADALKTSFFSSPTSPAENPAQQSLHDAFNAEFGEGADKAFVDQTYDATFLALLAVEKAGSTDRAKIAEALKEVAMAPGEKVGPGEWAKAIALIKEGKDIDYDGASGSAEFDENGDVGGYIGKFVVDGDGYKQVEIVE; from the coding sequence ATGAGAAAATTGACGACAATTGTGGCCGCAGCAGCGTTGCTGGGCACGGGCACCACCGCACTGGCGGACGACACCAAGATCGGTATCCTGATGGACATCACGGGGCCGATCGCCAATTTCATTCCGCCGCTTCAAAATGCAGCCGATCTCGCGGTCAAGCAGGTGAACGAGCAGGGCGGTCTGCTGGGTGGTACGGCAGTTGCCGTCTACGGTGACACCACCGGCACCGCCCAGGGCGCGGTCGACGCTGCCCAAAAACTTGTGAACGTGGAAAACGTGCCGATCATCATGGGCTCGCTCATGTCTGGCACCACCATTGCCGCTGCCGAAGCTGCAATCATTCCGGCGGGCGTGCCGCAGATCTCGCCGACCGCGACCTCTCCGGCCATGACCTTCCTGGAAGACAACGGACTGGTGTTTCGCATTGTGCCTTCAGACAACTATCAGGGTGAGATCCTCGCCAAGATGGTGATGGACGAAGGCATCAAGAAAGTCGCGCTCACCTTCGTCAACAATGACTATGGCGTCGGTATCGGCGAAACATTCATCGACGCTTACACTGAAGCCGGTGGTGAAATCGTCGCCGAGGCGAAGCACGAAGAAAAGAAGGATTCCTACCGTTCGGAACTTGCAAGCCTGGCCAAGGGTGATGCCGAGGCGCTGGTTGTGATCGCCTATGCCGGCGACAGCGGCGGCAAGATCGTCCGTCAGGCCATTGAAGGTGGCCTCTTCACCAAATTCATCGGCACGGATGGTCTTCGTGACGAACTGCTGATCCAGAACGTTGGCGCGGATGCCCTGAAGACCTCGTTCTTCTCCTCACCGACGTCTCCGGCTGAAAACCCGGCCCAGCAGTCACTGCATGATGCCTTCAACGCCGAATTTGGCGAAGGTGCCGACAAGGCTTTTGTCGACCAGACCTATGACGCAACTTTCCTGGCTCTGCTGGCTGTTGAAAAGGCCGGTTCGACTGACCGCGCAAAGATTGCCGAAGCCCTGAAGGAAGTTGCGATGGCTCCGGGCGAGAAAGTCGGCCCGGGTGAATGGGCAAAGGCGATTGCGTTGATCAAGGAAGGCAAGGACATCGATTACGACGGTGCCAGCGGCTCCGCGGAGTTCGATGAAAACGGCGATGTCGGTGGCTATATCGGCAAGTTCGTCGTGGACGGCGACGGCTACAAGCAAGTCGAAATCGTCGAATAA